The DNA window GCCTGCGGGCCCGCAGCGCCGTCGGGGTGGCCAAGCTGTCCGCGTTCTCGCAGAGCCTCGGCTATCTGATCTCCATCCCCGGACCGGTCCTGGTCGGCGCCCTCTACCAGGGCACCGGCTCCTGGTACGTGCCGATCGGCCTGCTCGCCGCGCTGCTGGTGCCGCAGATGGCCGCCGGGGTGCTGGCCGGACGCGCCCGCCACATCGAGGACGAGGTCTGAGACACGCGGCGCCCCCGGTGCCCCGCCACCGCCGCCGGGGTGCGAGACTCGGACCATGCCCGTGCTCGAACCGAACCCCACCGACGGCCACAAGAAGCTGCTGCTGATGTTCGCCGCCATCGCCGGCATCCTGGTCGCCGTCGGCATCATCGCGACCATCGCCCAGAACATGGGCTGATCCCCACGCCGGTCCCCACCAGGAGTGGCTGCCGTCGGAGCACCGCGCCGACGGCGGCGATTTCTGGAAAGCTGGCTGCATGAGCGTCGACACGCCCCGCAGGATCATCGTCCTCCGGCACGCGAAGGCCGACTGGCCGTCGGTGCCCGACCACGAGCGGCCACTGGCCGATCGCGGCCGGAGGGACGCCCCCGACGCCGGCCGCTGGCTGGCCGGCGCCGGGATCAACCCCGGACTCGTCCTCTGCTCCACCGCCCTGCGCACCCGCGAGACCTGGAAGCTGGTCGGTCACGAGCTGCCCAAACGCCCCCGGAAGACCGTCTACGAGGACCGCCTCTACGAGGCCAGCCCCGGCGAGATCATCGCCGTCGTCCAGGAGACCACCGACGACATCGGCGACCTGCTCCTGGTCGGCCACAACCCCGGCGTCCAGGGCCTCACCGAGGTACTGACCGCCGAGTCCGAGGGCGACACCCTGATCAGGCTGCGCCGCAGCGGCTTCCCCACCTCGGCGGTGGCGGTGCTCACCTTCACCGGCTCCTGGAAGAGCGTCGAACCCGGTGTGGCCAAGCTGGT is part of the Peterkaempfera bronchialis genome and encodes:
- a CDS encoding SGM_5486 family transporter-associated protein: MPVLEPNPTDGHKKLLLMFAAIAGILVAVGIIATIAQNMG
- a CDS encoding SixA phosphatase family protein — encoded protein: MSVDTPRRIIVLRHAKADWPSVPDHERPLADRGRRDAPDAGRWLAGAGINPGLVLCSTALRTRETWKLVGHELPKRPRKTVYEDRLYEASPGEIIAVVQETTDDIGDLLLVGHNPGVQGLTEVLTAESEGDTLIRLRRSGFPTSAVAVLTFTGSWKSVEPGVAKLVAFHSPQD